The following coding sequences lie in one Spinacia oleracea cultivar Varoflay chromosome 1, BTI_SOV_V1, whole genome shotgun sequence genomic window:
- the LOC110782819 gene encoding transcription factor bHLH90 has protein sequence MSHLERALEWLRPLVLNSNIWDYCVLWKLGDDPSRFIEWLGCCCNGGGKQDIGLKKRKKEKNNTFQFCRDATFVHFANTTSCQSLANLPQFMSIYSGLHGEVVISCQPRWLASTSEISDLKVSTEESCGTHVLIPVLGGLVELYSSKHVEEDESVIDYVKGQFNIYAELETMSTSTISFDGQSIDPIFDTKSNSCLSSLNQSNMPAWPQSTLDGSSTGSFPSDERPSPDSNPCSVSQDTFFKPLTVCHDNSTIEKDIRVVEIKHKPERGTGKSKNLLTERNRRQRISNGLLSLRALVPKITKMHKAATLADAIDYIEELNNEIKKLQDELKSLMEEDSDEKNTSKLNISHLNENISNPKQANSSITERPKLEVHVQVNELGSGNFLLKIVCQQKPGVYTKLLEALGALDLPIKDANLTTCDGKVSTIFTVQSNKKDIREKDLRESLASLTG, from the exons ATGAGTCACTTAGAAAGAGCATTAGAATGGTTAAGGCCTTTGGTTTTGAACTCTAATATTTGGGATTATTGTGTTCTCTGGAAGCTTGGTGATGATCCTTCCAG GTTTATAGAGTGGCTGGGTTGTTGCTGCAATGGTGGTGGGAAACAGGACATTGGTTTAAAAAAGAGGAAGAAAGAGAAGAACAACACATTCCAATTTTGCAGGGATGCTACTTTTGTTCACTTCGCTAATACAACATCTTGTCAATCTCTTGCCAATTTGCCTCAATTTATGTCAATCTATTCTGG GCTTCACGGAGAAGTTGTGATTTCGTGTCAACCTCGGTGGCTTGCTAGTACTTCTGAGATATCTGATTTGAAGGTGTCAACCGAG GAATCCTGTGGAACTCATGTTTTAATCCCTGTGCTTGGTGGTTTAGTAGAACTGTACTCATCAAAACAT GTAGAAGAGGATGAAAGTGTTATAGATTATGTGAAGGGTCAGTTCAACATCTACGCAGAGCTAGAAACCATGTCAACCTCTACTATAAGCTTTGATGGACAATCCATTGATCCAATTTTCGATACAAAATCAAATAGTTGTCTATCGTCCTTAAATCAATCCAACATGCCAGCTTGGCCTCAATCCACTTTGGATGGATCCTCCACTGGTTCGTTTCCTTCAGATGAGCGTCCTTCTCCTGATTCCAACCCTTGTTCTGTATCTCAAGATACATTCTTCAAGCCGCTTACTGTCTGTCACGACAATTCTACCATTGAGAAAGACATACGAGTAGTGGAGATTAAACACAAGCCAGAGAGAGGAACAGGAAAATCTAAGAATCTTTTAACTGAGAGGAATAGGAGACAAAGGATTAGCAATGGCCTTCTTTCCTTGCGTGCTTTGGTCCCTAAGATCACCAAG ATGCACAAAGCTGCAACTCTAGCAGATGCCATTGATTATATAGAAGAGCTAAATAATGAGATCAAGAAACTCCAAGATGAGCTTAAAAGTTTGATGGAAGAGGACTCTGACGAAAAGAATACATCAAAGCTGAACATTTCCCATTTGAATGAAAATATCAGCAACCCTAAACAAGCTAATTCTTCTATCACAGAAAGGCCAAAACTGGAG GTTCATGTACAAGTAAATGAGCTTGGTAGTGGTAACTTCTTGCTGAAAATTGTATGTCAACAAAAACCCGGTGTGTATACAAAGTTGCTCGAGGCTTTAGGTGCTTTAGATTTGCCCATAAAAGATGCCAATCTCACGACATGTGATGGAAAAGTATCAACCATTTTTACGGTGCAG TCGAACAAGAAAGATATTCGAGAGAAGGACTTGAGGGAATCATTGGCTAGCCTAACAGGATAA
- the LOC110782820 gene encoding uncharacterized protein, with product MSASFQTLPNPGPPQQQQQQQQPGLFYPTPTTASSTTDGNVQNTGPPDHSTGSFGMVFVVLAIILVVSAVACVLGRFCSKKSDKSSKSHHPNKPHKGSKKGKHDHNVNHNHMMNHHKGGGKPHHGGGGGRPKDRDLEFGYRSKEGDIMMGFDTKMKSMPSSAKVANNNGDFRVDSMGRGNNMMGSHYQQGNNPRDFRVDSMGRGNMESQHHHHGNNPRDFRVDSMGRGMENHHHHGNPRDFP from the coding sequence ATGTCTGCCTCATTTCAAACCCTTCCAAATCCCGGACCACcccagcaacagcaacagcaacagcaacctGGGCTGTTCTACCCAACACCAACAACCGCCTCATCAACAACAGACGGAAATGTGCAAAACACGGGCCCGCCCGACCACTCAACCGGGTCATTCGGGATGGTTTTCGTCGTCCTAGCGATAATCCTCGTGGTATCGGCCGTTGCTTGTGTACTTGGCCGGTTTTGTAGTAAGAAATCCGACAAGTCATCCAAATCCCACCACCCTAATAAGCCTCATAAGGGGTCTAAGAAGGGTAAGCACGACCACAACGTTAACCACAACCACATGATGAACCACCACAAGGGTGGTGGTAAGCCGCACCACGGCGGCGGAGGAGGGCGGCCTAAGGACAGAGACCTCGAGTTTGGGTACCGGTCTAAGGAAGGCGATATCATGATGGGATTCGATACTAAGATGAAGTCGATGCCTAGTAGTGCTAAAGTTGCTAATAACAATGGAGATTTCCGAGTTGATAGCATGGGAAGAGGTAATAACATGATGGGGTCTCATTATCAACAGGGAAACAACCCTAGAGATTTTCGAGTTGATAGTATGGGAAGAGGTAACATGGAGtctcaacatcatcatcatggAAACAACCCTAGAGATTTTCGAGTTGATAGCATGGGAAGAGGTATGgagaatcatcatcatcatggaAATCCTAGAGATTTTCCTTAG